In Arthrobacter sp. QXT-31, one genomic interval encodes:
- a CDS encoding Gfo/Idh/MocA family protein, with translation MTTTLRIGIIGAGMAGQAHAFGYRNAMMARDLADVDVQLHTIADPNLELAQSVAKRYGFANAVADIDAFLANPEIDAVSVALPNHLHAQILPKVIASGKHLFAEKPIGRTREEAAWLADLAQASTAVTGVGFSFRRLPGLAALAQAVENGAVGQIHTVRAWYNADYAADPSGALSWRYSQEQSGGGALLDIGAHAIDAAQFVVGPVSRVLNSTLRTVITERPKPAAGAIGHGGTTTSERGPVTNDDVALVTVEFDGGAVGQISLSRIASGIPNSLGVEVFGSEGHALFDSISAGEFHLFQNGTAAAAVNGPRRIFTGPEHPYFNDVAAMPGAGVGTGYAEAFVAEIQEFLRCVRDNRTMDTNFNTALAMMGVVGAALEAAETNTTADINHPQPA, from the coding sequence ATGACTACCACGCTCCGCATCGGCATCATCGGCGCAGGCATGGCCGGCCAGGCCCACGCCTTCGGCTACCGCAACGCCATGATGGCCCGCGACCTCGCCGACGTCGACGTCCAGCTGCACACCATCGCCGACCCCAACCTCGAACTCGCCCAGTCCGTCGCCAAGCGCTACGGCTTCGCCAACGCCGTCGCCGACATCGACGCGTTCCTGGCCAACCCGGAAATCGATGCCGTCAGCGTCGCCCTGCCCAACCACCTGCACGCCCAGATCCTGCCCAAGGTCATCGCCTCCGGCAAGCACCTCTTCGCCGAGAAGCCCATCGGCCGCACCCGTGAGGAAGCTGCCTGGCTCGCCGACCTCGCCCAGGCCTCCACCGCCGTCACCGGCGTCGGGTTCTCCTTCCGCCGCCTGCCCGGCCTGGCCGCGCTCGCCCAGGCCGTGGAGAACGGCGCCGTCGGCCAGATCCACACCGTGCGTGCCTGGTACAACGCTGACTACGCCGCTGACCCCTCCGGCGCCCTGTCCTGGCGCTACTCCCAGGAACAGTCCGGCGGCGGAGCCCTCCTGGACATCGGAGCCCATGCCATCGACGCTGCCCAGTTCGTCGTCGGGCCCGTCAGCCGGGTTCTGAACTCCACGCTGCGGACCGTCATCACCGAACGCCCCAAGCCCGCAGCCGGTGCGATCGGCCACGGCGGAACCACCACCAGCGAACGCGGTCCCGTCACCAATGACGACGTCGCCCTGGTCACCGTCGAATTCGACGGCGGCGCCGTCGGCCAAATCAGCCTCAGCCGGATCGCCAGCGGCATCCCCAACTCCCTGGGCGTGGAAGTGTTCGGGTCCGAAGGGCACGCGCTCTTCGATTCGATCAGCGCCGGCGAGTTCCACCTCTTCCAGAACGGCACCGCCGCCGCAGCCGTCAACGGCCCCCGCCGGATCTTCACCGGACCCGAACACCCCTACTTCAACGACGTCGCCGCCATGCCCGGCGCCGGGGTCGGCACCGGCTACGCCGAAGCCTTCGTCGCTGAGATCCAGGAGTTCCTCCGCTGTGTCCGCGACAACCGCACCATGGACACCAACTTCAACACCGCACTGGCCATGATGGGCGTCGTCGGAGCAGCCCTGGAAGCAGCCGAGACCAACACCACCGCGGACATCAACCACCCCCAGCCGGCCTAA
- a CDS encoding ATP-binding cassette domain-containing protein, with protein MTTPILEVRNISKNFGHVRALQDVTCAVRAGEVTAVLGDNGAGKSTFIKTLSGVHAPDSGQFMVDGEEVRFASPRDALQRGIATVYQDLALSPLMPIWRNFFLGSEPTRRGFLTPRKSKDIVVEELAKMGITIRDPEQAIGTMSGGERQCVAIARAVYFGARVLILDEPTAALGVKQSGVVLKYIVQARDRGLGVIFITHNPNHAYPVSDHFVLLQRGRTIGDYSKDQITIADLAQQMSGGAELEALQHELHSIGR; from the coding sequence ATGACAACCCCCATTCTCGAAGTCCGCAACATCAGCAAAAACTTCGGCCACGTGCGCGCCCTCCAGGACGTCACCTGCGCCGTCCGCGCCGGCGAAGTTACCGCCGTGCTCGGCGACAACGGCGCCGGCAAGTCGACCTTCATCAAGACCCTCTCCGGCGTCCACGCCCCCGACAGCGGCCAGTTCATGGTCGACGGCGAAGAGGTGCGGTTCGCTTCACCCCGGGACGCCCTGCAGCGCGGCATCGCCACCGTCTACCAGGACCTCGCACTCTCACCGCTCATGCCGATCTGGCGGAACTTCTTCCTCGGATCCGAGCCCACCCGGCGGGGCTTCCTCACACCCCGCAAGAGCAAGGACATCGTGGTCGAGGAACTGGCCAAGATGGGCATCACCATCCGCGACCCCGAGCAGGCGATCGGCACCATGTCCGGCGGCGAACGCCAGTGCGTGGCCATCGCCCGGGCAGTGTACTTCGGGGCGCGGGTGCTGATCCTGGACGAACCCACCGCCGCGCTGGGCGTCAAGCAGTCCGGCGTCGTCCTGAAGTACATCGTCCAGGCCCGGGACCGCGGCCTCGGGGTCATCTTCATCACCCACAACCCCAACCACGCCTACCCGGTGAGCGACCACTTCGTCCTCCTCCAGCGCGGCCGGACCATCGGGGACTACTCCAAAGACCAGATCACCATCGCCGACCTCGCCCAGCAGATGTCCGGCGGCGCCGAACTCGAAGCCCTCCAGCACGAACTCCACAGCATCGGCCGCTAG
- a CDS encoding ABC transporter permease has product MTMAQNLNAHSTPLSGVDAPQPAPSKASHDADDRQLTVGRFRRIFMSPEFGSAFAAVVVFAGFAIISPAFASQAGIGNFLDPAATLGIMAVAVALLMIGGEFDLSTGVMTGSTALVTALVTTQLNTNIWFGMAASLVFALAIGFFNGFLVQKTKLPSFIITLGTMFMLWGLNYAVTTNLTKQVTVSGISEYNGFDSAKALFGSSVGGFQVSLIWWIALTIVGIVLLNRTKIGNWIAAVGGNATGALAVGVPVAKVRIGLFMGTAAAAWLVGQLTVVRYSSATVTTGIGAEFNFIIAAVIGGCLLTGGAGSILGASIGALIFGMVQQGMPLAGFPSELFKFFLGAILLVAVFINLYLKKKSQAVGS; this is encoded by the coding sequence ATGACCATGGCACAAAACCTCAACGCACACAGCACGCCCCTGTCCGGTGTGGATGCGCCCCAACCTGCGCCCTCGAAGGCATCTCACGACGCCGACGACCGGCAGTTGACCGTCGGCCGGTTCCGGCGGATCTTCATGTCTCCTGAGTTCGGCTCCGCCTTCGCGGCCGTCGTCGTCTTTGCCGGTTTCGCCATTATCTCCCCGGCCTTCGCCAGCCAGGCCGGCATCGGCAACTTCCTGGACCCAGCAGCGACCCTCGGCATCATGGCAGTTGCCGTCGCACTGCTCATGATCGGCGGAGAATTCGACCTCTCAACCGGCGTGATGACCGGCTCCACCGCCCTTGTCACCGCCCTGGTGACCACGCAGCTGAACACCAACATCTGGTTCGGTATGGCCGCCTCGCTGGTCTTCGCCCTCGCCATCGGCTTCTTCAACGGCTTCCTGGTGCAGAAAACCAAGCTCCCCAGCTTCATCATCACCCTCGGCACCATGTTCATGCTCTGGGGCCTGAACTACGCCGTCACCACCAACCTCACTAAGCAGGTCACCGTTTCCGGCATCTCGGAGTACAACGGCTTCGACAGCGCCAAGGCCCTCTTCGGCTCCTCGGTCGGCGGCTTCCAGGTCTCCCTGATCTGGTGGATCGCCCTGACCATCGTCGGCATCGTGCTCCTCAACCGCACCAAAATCGGCAACTGGATCGCCGCCGTCGGCGGAAACGCCACCGGCGCACTGGCCGTCGGCGTCCCGGTCGCCAAGGTCCGCATCGGACTCTTCATGGGCACCGCAGCAGCAGCCTGGCTCGTCGGCCAGCTCACCGTCGTCCGCTATTCCTCAGCGACCGTCACCACCGGTATCGGGGCCGAATTCAACTTCATCATCGCCGCCGTCATCGGCGGGTGCCTCCTCACCGGCGGCGCCGGCTCCATCCTCGGCGCATCCATCGGCGCCCTGATCTTCGGCATGGTCCAGCAGGGCATGCCCCTGGCCGGGTTCCCCAGCGAACTGTTCAAGTTCTTCCTCGGCGCCATCCTCCTGGTCGCCGTCTTCATCAACCTCTACCTCAAGAAGAAGTCACAGGCGGTGGGATCATGA
- a CDS encoding sugar ABC transporter substrate-binding protein, translating into MKSWKSVAAVGVATLALGLSACGTGGKASETGGAANAAAGGAKRDLSYAVVIHGNPDGSFWNVVKRGAEDAAAQYGVNVSITGDVEGSKQATLLQAALAKNPNGVVVSLANPDALGSALGEAKSKNVPIVTINSGAEVAAKLGALEHVGQTETAAGTGAGQKLAEAGGKKGLCIIHEAGNIGLEQRCEGAAKAFGGQIEKLQVDLNNPQGIQATVKSKLLGDKSFDSILALEPSVATAALAGMKDAGSAAKLGTFDISSDVLNAVKAGDILFTVDQQQYLQGYLPIAFLVLNHDNANTVGGGQPVLTGPAFITKDNVDTVTDLVSKGTR; encoded by the coding sequence ATGAAGAGTTGGAAGTCTGTGGCAGCTGTTGGTGTGGCCACACTCGCATTAGGGCTGAGCGCCTGCGGCACCGGCGGCAAGGCGTCTGAGACCGGCGGTGCGGCGAACGCCGCCGCCGGCGGCGCCAAGCGCGACCTGTCCTACGCCGTCGTTATCCATGGCAACCCGGACGGTTCTTTCTGGAATGTCGTCAAGCGCGGCGCCGAGGACGCGGCCGCACAATATGGTGTCAACGTCAGCATTACGGGAGACGTGGAGGGCTCCAAGCAGGCAACACTTCTTCAGGCTGCCTTGGCAAAGAACCCCAATGGCGTTGTCGTCTCCCTGGCCAACCCCGACGCCCTGGGATCTGCCTTGGGGGAGGCCAAGTCCAAAAACGTTCCCATTGTCACGATCAACTCCGGCGCCGAGGTCGCGGCCAAGCTCGGCGCCTTGGAGCATGTGGGGCAGACGGAGACGGCGGCCGGTACCGGAGCCGGGCAGAAACTCGCCGAGGCCGGGGGCAAGAAGGGGCTCTGCATCATCCACGAGGCCGGCAACATCGGCCTCGAGCAGCGTTGCGAAGGAGCCGCCAAGGCTTTCGGCGGCCAGATTGAAAAGCTCCAGGTAGACCTGAACAACCCGCAGGGCATCCAGGCCACAGTGAAGTCCAAGCTGCTGGGTGACAAGTCCTTCGACTCGATCCTGGCCCTGGAGCCGTCGGTGGCCACAGCGGCACTGGCCGGCATGAAGGACGCCGGAAGCGCCGCAAAGCTTGGCACCTTCGACATCAGCAGCGATGTGCTGAACGCCGTCAAGGCCGGGGACATCCTGTTCACGGTGGACCAGCAGCAGTACCTGCAGGGCTATCTCCCGATCGCCTTCCTGGTGCTCAACCACGACAATGCCAACACCGTCGGCGGTGGCCAGCCGGTACTGACCGGCCCGGCCTTCATCACGAAGGACAACGTAGACACCGTCACCGACCTCGTCAGCAAGGGAACGCGATGA
- a CDS encoding LacI family DNA-binding transcriptional regulator: protein MNVTMSDVARAAGVSPALVSLAFRDAYGVSKKSREHILKTAASMGYEPNRVASRLASKSDGTIGVFLLDLHNEVFADMFDGMREAAQPHDRELVLSVGSVGGALDRPALDSLVRTRVDVAIAAGLLLPDKELASYLGRLRLVSVARTVPGFDAVASDNKLGATMAVEHLLELGHRRIVHLASPPTDGYLERRHGYIRAMEKAGLKPQTITCDYSRSAAAAIAAPLLDSAERPTAIFTHNDQTALGVLDAAHALGLKVPEDITVVGYDNTSASQLPGVDLTTVDLHPVDLGRRAAEVAILRSMNPTMEPMVEVFSPSLIVRASSAPPPA from the coding sequence GTGAACGTAACGATGTCCGATGTTGCCCGCGCTGCGGGAGTCTCGCCCGCACTGGTTTCCCTGGCATTCCGGGATGCCTACGGCGTCAGCAAGAAGTCCCGCGAGCACATCCTGAAAACGGCTGCGAGCATGGGGTATGAACCCAACCGGGTCGCGTCAAGGCTCGCGAGCAAGTCAGACGGCACCATAGGCGTCTTCCTCCTCGACCTCCACAACGAGGTCTTCGCCGACATGTTTGATGGCATGCGGGAAGCGGCGCAGCCGCACGATCGCGAATTGGTTCTGTCCGTGGGCTCCGTTGGGGGCGCTCTCGACCGTCCGGCGCTCGATTCCCTTGTCAGGACCCGAGTGGATGTTGCAATTGCTGCGGGCCTTCTCCTGCCGGACAAGGAACTGGCTTCGTATCTGGGGCGGCTTCGCCTCGTCAGCGTGGCCCGAACCGTCCCTGGCTTCGACGCGGTCGCATCGGATAACAAGCTGGGCGCCACGATGGCGGTGGAGCATCTGCTCGAGCTCGGCCACCGACGCATCGTGCACCTGGCTTCGCCACCCACAGACGGTTATCTGGAGCGCCGCCACGGGTACATCCGGGCGATGGAAAAAGCGGGGCTCAAACCCCAGACCATCACATGCGACTACAGCAGGAGTGCCGCCGCAGCCATCGCAGCACCGCTGTTGGACTCGGCAGAGCGCCCCACAGCCATCTTCACCCACAATGACCAGACAGCGCTGGGCGTCCTCGACGCCGCCCATGCGCTGGGACTGAAAGTGCCCGAAGACATCACGGTCGTCGGCTACGACAACACTTCCGCGAGCCAGTTGCCCGGCGTCGACCTGACAACCGTGGACCTTCACCCCGTCGACCTAGGGCGACGGGCCGCCGAGGTGGCAATTCTGAGATCAATGAACCCGACTATGGAGCCCATGGTCGAAGTATTCAGCCCGTCTTTGATCGTGCGGGCCTCCTCGGCGCCCCCTCCGGCGTGA
- a CDS encoding cysteine hydrolase family protein: protein MELIAERTAVIAVHCQGDIVAQEGAFASFFHEEVRRRGVIEKIGNLLGAARKAGIHVIYTRVAFAPDYSNLVPNSPLLQEVRQGGSLKDGSALAQIVEPLAPTANDTVITHASVGGMNAELHKLLSERNIDTLLFAGVATNLSVESTARAAVDLGYKVFLVEDACSAASPEAHQATVGSLSLLGGITTVQEVGLTLLTTQPI, encoded by the coding sequence ATGGAACTCATTGCCGAAAGAACAGCTGTTATCGCTGTCCACTGCCAGGGAGACATTGTTGCGCAGGAGGGGGCCTTTGCATCGTTTTTCCACGAGGAGGTCAGGCGCCGCGGTGTCATCGAGAAAATCGGTAACCTGCTGGGCGCGGCCCGTAAGGCCGGAATCCACGTAATCTACACTCGGGTTGCCTTCGCTCCTGACTACAGCAACCTCGTACCGAACTCACCGCTGCTGCAGGAGGTGCGGCAGGGCGGCTCCCTCAAGGACGGCAGCGCCCTTGCCCAGATCGTTGAACCTCTCGCGCCGACGGCGAATGACACTGTCATCACGCACGCCTCGGTGGGTGGCATGAACGCGGAACTGCATAAGCTGCTCTCCGAACGGAACATCGACACCTTGCTATTCGCCGGAGTGGCAACCAACCTGAGCGTCGAAAGCACCGCCCGTGCGGCAGTTGATCTCGGATACAAAGTATTTCTGGTCGAGGACGCCTGCTCGGCCGCCAGCCCGGAAGCACATCAGGCCACTGTGGGCTCCCTTTCCCTGCTCGGCGGAATCACCACCGTTCAGGAAGTCGGGCTCACTCTCTTGACGACGCAGCCGATTTAG
- a CDS encoding MFS transporter translates to MIGELGRRSAAALLTHSALIQAVTFLVRPAATYRALELDVPDFALGLLAASYAVFPLLLAVPTGGLVDRLGERRLMAIGSGVVLACSSFLLLAGSSIVALVIGTALLGAGQLACVVGQQAVIANNAASSRMDSAFGYLTFAASLGQALGPMAIALVGGASVRPDTQAIFLLSVCMSLVLFVTTFVLSVEVNGGKRRATAADGGKASAVSLLKAPGVARALATSATVLAVVDLIMVYLPALGTDRGLTAATVGAMLTVRAVFSMVSRLLLGRVSRRIGRMRLLVLSLALSTVALAAAAIPMPAWLLFVVMAVLGLGLGIGQPLTMSWLSSQAPEGQRGRALALRLAGNRVGQVVLPSTIGVVAAGLGAAGVFLASALVVGGTLALLRGVRLD, encoded by the coding sequence ATGATTGGTGAACTTGGACGCCGCTCGGCTGCCGCCCTTCTCACGCACTCCGCGCTGATCCAGGCCGTCACGTTCCTCGTGCGCCCGGCCGCCACCTACCGGGCCCTCGAGTTGGACGTTCCCGACTTTGCCTTGGGGCTTCTGGCAGCCAGCTACGCAGTCTTTCCCCTGCTGCTCGCCGTCCCCACCGGCGGTCTGGTGGACCGCCTGGGTGAACGCCGGCTGATGGCGATCGGGTCCGGCGTCGTCCTTGCCTGCTCGTCCTTCCTCCTGCTGGCAGGATCATCGATCGTCGCGCTGGTCATCGGAACTGCACTGCTTGGCGCCGGCCAGCTGGCCTGTGTGGTGGGACAGCAAGCGGTGATAGCCAATAACGCGGCCTCCTCCCGAATGGACTCAGCTTTCGGGTACCTGACATTCGCCGCATCACTTGGGCAGGCGCTGGGACCCATGGCCATTGCCCTGGTGGGCGGCGCCTCCGTCCGCCCCGACACCCAGGCGATCTTCCTCCTGTCCGTCTGCATGAGCCTGGTGCTATTTGTGACTACTTTCGTGCTCTCCGTGGAGGTCAACGGAGGCAAGAGAAGGGCTACCGCGGCAGATGGCGGCAAAGCCAGTGCTGTTTCCTTGCTCAAGGCTCCCGGTGTTGCCCGGGCTTTGGCCACCAGTGCCACTGTCCTGGCCGTGGTGGACCTGATCATGGTCTACCTCCCTGCCCTGGGTACCGACCGCGGCCTGACGGCCGCAACTGTCGGCGCCATGCTCACAGTCCGCGCGGTGTTTTCCATGGTCTCCCGGCTCCTCCTGGGACGGGTCTCGCGAAGGATCGGCCGCATGAGGTTGCTGGTGTTGAGCCTTGCCCTGTCCACGGTCGCGTTGGCGGCGGCGGCCATTCCGATGCCGGCCTGGCTGTTATTTGTTGTCATGGCCGTTCTCGGGCTGGGCCTTGGCATCGGCCAGCCCCTCACCATGTCCTGGCTCTCGTCCCAGGCTCCAGAAGGCCAGCGTGGCCGGGCGCTTGCCCTCCGACTGGCCGGGAACCGGGTGGGGCAGGTGGTGCTGCCCAGTACCATCGGTGTGGTGGCAGCAGGGCTCGGTGCCGCCGGAGTCTTCCTCGCCTCAGCCCTTGTAGTGGGCGGAACGCTCGCGCTGCTCCGGGGCGTGCGGCTGGACTAG
- a CDS encoding GntR family transcriptional regulator: MPDTPARNTGAHVAYAELKRQILTLELKPGERIYEPAMAAALGVSRTPLREAIRRLISESLLEQQATGGVLVPELDEAVISELYEVRAAMESLMARNACLKATAADIEALHGILARNAAMVEFADDAMQQGMALHAKIAEIAGNSWARRFHDQISSQMERYRHFTNSTQERRDQALTQHRTLVDAVAGGDPEQAAKTAFEHVIAARDAALRVISGSGLGIS; the protein is encoded by the coding sequence GTGCCTGATACCCCTGCCCGGAATACCGGCGCCCATGTCGCTTATGCCGAACTGAAGCGGCAGATCCTGACGCTTGAGCTGAAACCCGGGGAACGGATATACGAACCTGCGATGGCGGCGGCGCTCGGGGTCAGCCGCACGCCCCTGCGGGAAGCGATCAGGCGCCTGATTTCCGAGAGCCTGCTGGAGCAGCAGGCCACCGGCGGTGTGCTGGTTCCGGAACTCGACGAAGCAGTGATCTCCGAACTGTATGAGGTTCGAGCCGCAATGGAATCCCTGATGGCGCGGAATGCCTGCCTGAAAGCGACGGCGGCCGACATTGAAGCGCTCCATGGCATCCTTGCCCGGAATGCCGCCATGGTGGAGTTCGCCGACGACGCGATGCAGCAAGGCATGGCGCTGCACGCGAAGATTGCCGAAATTGCCGGAAACTCGTGGGCCCGACGGTTCCATGACCAGATTTCCAGCCAGATGGAGCGGTACCGGCACTTCACCAACAGCACCCAGGAACGGCGGGACCAGGCCCTCACCCAGCACCGGACGCTGGTGGACGCCGTGGCGGGCGGTGACCCGGAGCAGGCCGCCAAAACCGCCTTCGAGCATGTCATCGCCGCCCGGGATGCGGCACTGCGGGTGATTTCCGGCAGCGGTCTTGGCATCTCATGA
- a CDS encoding integrase catalytic domain-containing protein, protein MSERRAVTKVIATRYARSDRAVKKQILDELCATTGWHRDHARKALRQALVLRAVLPRPTRPPLYGEPVIEALRFCWAVQGTPCGRLLAAALPDLVPRLRRFKELRIDAATAAQLLTISPATIDRRLKADRAKLEPRGRSHTKPGTLLKDSIPVRTWAEWDDAVPGFVEIDLVGHEGGNNQGEFCFTLDITDIATGWTETRSVRNKAQKWVFAAIKDATAAFPFPILGIDSDNGSEFINWELFRWCEQEKLTFTRSRSGNKNDGAHVEQKNWHVIRQTVGYHRYDTPGELELLNRIWALQRLLTNHFGPQQKLVAKVRTGAKVTKTYDAPATPFQRVLADTGTVTKATKARLKRENRPLNPAAIQRQIQALCTELLTLTTAKQAPKKQPAIRAKSNDSTNQPRRAS, encoded by the coding sequence ATGAGTGAACGCAGGGCTGTCACGAAGGTCATCGCCACCCGCTACGCCCGCTCGGACCGGGCCGTGAAGAAGCAGATTCTCGATGAGCTGTGCGCGACGACGGGATGGCACCGCGACCACGCCCGCAAGGCCCTGCGGCAGGCGCTGGTACTGAGGGCCGTGCTGCCCAGGCCGACTCGGCCGCCTCTGTACGGGGAACCGGTGATCGAGGCGCTGCGGTTCTGCTGGGCGGTCCAGGGAACGCCCTGCGGGCGGCTCCTCGCAGCAGCGCTGCCGGACCTGGTCCCGCGGCTGCGGCGGTTTAAAGAGCTCCGCATTGACGCCGCCACGGCGGCCCAGCTGCTGACGATCTCACCGGCGACCATCGACCGCCGGCTCAAGGCCGACCGGGCGAAACTGGAGCCCCGCGGCCGGTCCCACACCAAACCTGGAACGCTGCTGAAGGACTCGATTCCGGTGAGGACCTGGGCCGAGTGGGATGATGCGGTGCCCGGGTTCGTGGAGATCGATCTGGTCGGCCACGAGGGCGGCAATAACCAGGGCGAGTTCTGCTTCACCCTTGATATCACTGACATCGCGACCGGTTGGACGGAGACCCGGTCGGTGCGGAACAAGGCGCAGAAATGGGTCTTCGCGGCGATCAAGGACGCCACCGCCGCGTTCCCGTTTCCGATCCTGGGGATCGATTCGGACAACGGTTCGGAGTTCATCAACTGGGAACTCTTCCGCTGGTGTGAGCAGGAGAAACTGACCTTCACCCGGTCCCGGTCCGGGAACAAGAACGACGGCGCCCATGTCGAGCAGAAGAACTGGCACGTCATCCGTCAGACCGTCGGCTACCACCGCTACGACACACCCGGCGAGCTGGAACTGCTGAACCGGATCTGGGCGCTCCAGCGGCTGCTGACCAACCACTTCGGACCCCAGCAAAAACTCGTCGCGAAAGTCCGGACCGGCGCGAAGGTCACCAAGACCTACGACGCGCCCGCCACCCCGTTCCAGCGCGTCCTGGCCGACACCGGCACCGTCACCAAAGCCACCAAAGCCCGCCTGAAACGTGAAAACCGGCCACTGAACCCGGCCGCCATCCAACGCCAGATCCAGGCCCTCTGCACAGAGCTCCTGACCCTGACCACCGCCAAGCAAGCCCCCAAGAAGCAGCCCGCCATCCGGGCAAAATCAAATGATTCCACGAATCAACCCAGGCGGGCATCTTGA
- a CDS encoding DUF2071 domain-containing protein, producing MGTDADARTRTLSGDRRFFPLPVYQSWADVVFLHWRIPVAVAGPYMPPGVEPDVHAGSTWVGLIGFRVTGTCLGPRLGLPYAGAFTEVNVRLYSRDAAGRHGVVFLSLDADRLAFVLAARAAGVPYVWSRCRPTAMRGTSRGYGYEVERFRGQAKSSFGAYPDMDHPALDGLSFWLTARFGLHTRAGRRVFYLPIAHRPWPLYCAAAAAWEDALVCAAGITVHGPPDSVLYSPGVRTQFGQPRQVLG from the coding sequence ATGGGCACGGACGCTGACGCCCGGACACGGACGCTGAGCGGAGACCGTCGATTTTTCCCGTTGCCGGTGTATCAGTCATGGGCTGATGTGGTTTTCCTTCATTGGAGGATTCCGGTGGCAGTAGCGGGCCCTTACATGCCCCCGGGTGTGGAGCCTGACGTGCATGCCGGGTCGACCTGGGTCGGCCTGATCGGCTTCCGGGTTACGGGTACCTGCCTGGGGCCCCGCCTAGGTCTCCCCTATGCCGGAGCGTTCACCGAGGTCAATGTCCGGCTGTACTCCCGTGACGCTGCGGGGCGGCACGGGGTGGTGTTCCTGTCCTTGGACGCGGACAGGCTCGCGTTCGTTCTGGCCGCCCGTGCCGCCGGAGTGCCATACGTATGGTCCCGCTGCCGCCCCACGGCGATGCGCGGCACCTCCCGGGGATACGGATACGAAGTGGAGCGCTTCCGCGGGCAGGCAAAGTCTTCTTTCGGCGCCTATCCGGACATGGACCACCCGGCCCTGGACGGATTGTCATTCTGGCTCACAGCCCGGTTCGGACTCCATACCCGTGCGGGGCGGCGGGTCTTTTACCTGCCCATTGCCCACCGGCCCTGGCCGCTGTACTGCGCTGCGGCAGCCGCATGGGAAGACGCACTGGTCTGCGCCGCCGGAATCACGGTCCACGGCCCGCCTGACTCAGTGCTGTACTCCCCCGGCGTCCGGACGCAGTTCGGGCAGCCCCGGCAGGTTCTCGGCTGA
- a CDS encoding NADP-dependent isocitrate dehydrogenase: MNKVSVNQPIVEIDGDEMAHTMWTLVKDRLITPNVEVPILRFDLSLRNRERTGDSVTLQAAKAVAEHQVGVKCSTITPDAARAAEYRLTKLWPSPNGTLRNELNGVIFREPVIIDSVPRLVPGWVKPIVIARHAHADQYKAVNFAVPGAGRLTLTYTPDDGSPATSHEVAAFPKGGGVAMGMYNYTDSIRDFARACFAYALTRGYPVYFSSKNTVLKAYDGHFKDVFESVYADEFQSSFEAAALFYEHRLIDDMVASALKWEGGYVWACKNYDGDVQSDIVAQGFGSPGLMTSVLTSPDGSIQLTEAAHGTIARHHRRREAGETTSTNPTATIYAWTRALAHRAALDGNTALAGFAADLELATVKTVEEGTMTADLARLVPTHAEAVTTEGFIQAVADRLAARSGGGAT; encoded by the coding sequence ATGAACAAGGTCAGCGTCAACCAGCCCATCGTTGAAATCGACGGCGACGAGATGGCCCACACCATGTGGACCCTCGTCAAGGACAGACTCATCACCCCGAACGTCGAGGTGCCCATCCTGCGCTTTGACCTCTCGCTCCGCAACCGCGAGCGGACCGGGGACAGCGTCACGCTCCAGGCCGCGAAGGCTGTCGCCGAGCACCAGGTGGGAGTGAAATGCTCCACCATCACGCCGGATGCCGCGCGTGCGGCGGAGTACCGGCTCACCAAGCTCTGGCCCTCGCCCAACGGCACCCTGCGAAATGAGCTGAACGGGGTCATCTTCCGCGAACCCGTCATCATCGATTCCGTGCCCCGGCTCGTCCCAGGGTGGGTTAAGCCGATCGTCATCGCCCGCCATGCCCACGCCGATCAGTACAAGGCGGTGAACTTCGCGGTCCCCGGCGCCGGGCGGCTCACGCTGACTTACACGCCCGACGACGGGTCCCCGGCCACCAGCCACGAGGTCGCCGCCTTCCCGAAGGGTGGAGGAGTGGCTATGGGCATGTACAACTACACCGATTCCATCCGCGACTTCGCCCGGGCCTGCTTCGCCTACGCGCTCACACGCGGCTACCCGGTGTACTTCTCATCCAAGAACACCGTGCTCAAGGCCTACGACGGACACTTCAAGGACGTCTTTGAGAGCGTCTACGCCGACGAGTTCCAGTCCAGCTTCGAAGCAGCCGCACTCTTTTACGAGCACCGGCTCATTGATGACATGGTGGCCTCCGCCCTTAAATGGGAAGGGGGCTACGTCTGGGCCTGCAAGAACTACGACGGCGACGTCCAGTCGGACATCGTCGCCCAGGGTTTCGGCTCCCCAGGACTCATGACCTCCGTCCTCACTTCCCCGGACGGCAGCATCCAGCTCACCGAGGCCGCCCACGGGACCATCGCCCGGCACCACCGCCGCCGGGAAGCCGGCGAAACCACCTCCACCAACCCCACCGCCACCATCTACGCCTGGACCCGCGCACTCGCACACCGCGCGGCCCTGGACGGCAACACTGCACTGGCCGGCTTCGCCGCCGATCTTGAGCTTGCCACGGTCAAAACCGTTGAGGAGGGAACGATGACTGCCGACCTGGCCCGGTTAGTCCCCACTCACGCCGAAGCCGTCACTACCGAAGGGTTTATTCAAGCAGTAGCCGACCGCCTGGCGGCCCGTTCCGGCGGGGGAGCAACGTGA